Proteins co-encoded in one Desulfitobacterium hafniense DCB-2 genomic window:
- a CDS encoding CoA transferase subunit A has product MARPQNVSLTEAIGQIKDGDMLTFGGFTVWRRPMAAIYEIIRQQKRNLHLVEVNGGTHDDMLVGAGCVGVWESCWSGHELYGKLGGNLARKIENKEILYEDWSHIHALYRLAAAAKGVPFLPTYSAIGCDMLNPENDNLGKAGLRDGSNRHIGKHKFVTYKEPFTDSEITLIPAASPDWCLTHVQMVGEEGTVRVDGLRFSDEEAIKASKHNIIIAEQVVPEEYLRREPTRNMLPGYFVDYIVELPWGAHPTGLYGAYEPDGPFINHFFKSTRTQEGFDQWAEEWIFGVKDFEEYLSKLGMTRLENLRANPALGYSSKLKRG; this is encoded by the coding sequence ATGGCAAGACCGCAAAATGTTAGTTTAACGGAAGCCATCGGCCAAATCAAGGATGGCGATATGCTGACCTTTGGTGGCTTTACAGTCTGGCGTCGCCCCATGGCCGCCATTTACGAGATCATCCGTCAGCAGAAAAGAAATCTGCATTTGGTTGAAGTCAACGGCGGAACCCATGATGATATGCTGGTGGGAGCAGGCTGTGTCGGGGTATGGGAATCCTGCTGGAGCGGGCATGAGCTCTATGGCAAATTAGGCGGCAATCTGGCCCGCAAGATCGAAAATAAGGAAATTCTCTATGAAGACTGGTCCCATATTCATGCTTTATACCGCTTAGCCGCTGCGGCCAAGGGAGTTCCTTTCCTGCCCACCTATTCAGCCATAGGCTGTGATATGCTCAATCCTGAGAATGATAACCTGGGCAAAGCAGGGCTCCGGGACGGGTCCAACCGCCATATCGGCAAACATAAATTTGTCACTTATAAAGAGCCCTTTACGGATTCCGAAATCACCCTGATTCCGGCGGCCAGCCCTGATTGGTGCCTTACCCATGTTCAGATGGTGGGGGAAGAGGGAACAGTTCGGGTGGATGGCTTAAGATTCAGCGACGAGGAAGCCATCAAAGCCTCTAAACACAATATCATTATCGCCGAGCAAGTCGTTCCTGAGGAGTATCTGCGGCGTGAACCAACCCGCAATATGCTTCCCGGCTATTTCGTGGATTATATCGTCGAATTGCCCTGGGGTGCTCACCCCACCGGCTTATACGGTGCCTATGAGCCTGATGGTCCTTTTATCAATCACTTCTTTAAGTCCACCCGTACCCAGGAAGGCTTCGACCAATGGGCTGAAGAGTGGATCTTCGGGGTTAAAGATTTCGAGGAATATTTAAGCAAGCTGGGGATGACACGTCTGGAAAACCTGCGGGCCAACCCTGCTTTGGGGTATTCTTCAAAATTAAAAAGGGGGTAA
- a CDS encoding methylmalonyl-CoA mutase family protein: MQEDFSRWQKSYQEQKERQGPFMTVSSAPIAPLYAPDNTPEIDFEKDINYSGAYPYTRGVRTNMYRGRLWTMRQFAGFATAVESNQRYKFLLSQGQTGLSVAFDMPTIMGYDSDHPRAYGEVGRVGVAVDSLQDMETLFKDIPLDQVSTSMTTNAPAAILWSMYLVTAEKQGVPAHKLTGTIQNDILKEYIAQKSWIFPPEPSLRLITDSFAFARDHVPKWNTISISGYHIREAGATALQELAFTLADGFAYVEAGIKAGLDVDDFAPRLSFFFNSHTDFFEEIAKYRAARRIWARHMKENYGAKKEESLLLRFHTQTAGCSLTAQQPENNIIRTAYQAMSAVLGGTQSLHTNSMDEVLALPSEKAVQIALRTQQILAYETGIVNTIDPLAGSYFVEALTRQMEEGAEEYFRKIEERGGVLAAIHQNFFQQEIADAAYRYQKEIEGKDRIIVGVNGFQTEEALEIDLLKIDPEIERNQAQRVKELRATRDNLHVQNTLAALKATALSSDNLIPKIIDAVRAYATEGEIVAVLKEVFGEYREQSVF; this comes from the coding sequence ATGCAAGAAGATTTTAGCCGTTGGCAAAAATCCTACCAGGAGCAGAAAGAGCGCCAAGGGCCATTTATGACTGTTTCCAGCGCCCCCATCGCTCCTCTTTATGCTCCGGATAACACTCCTGAAATCGATTTTGAAAAAGATATTAACTACTCGGGGGCATACCCTTATACACGGGGCGTCCGCACCAACATGTACCGTGGCCGGCTTTGGACAATGCGGCAATTTGCCGGCTTCGCCACGGCTGTGGAATCCAATCAACGGTACAAGTTCCTGCTCAGTCAAGGCCAAACGGGATTAAGTGTAGCTTTCGATATGCCAACTATCATGGGCTACGACTCCGACCACCCACGGGCCTATGGGGAGGTGGGCAGGGTAGGTGTTGCTGTCGACTCCCTCCAGGACATGGAAACCTTATTTAAGGATATCCCTTTGGATCAAGTCAGCACCTCTATGACTACCAATGCTCCTGCGGCTATTTTATGGTCAATGTATCTTGTTACAGCGGAGAAGCAGGGAGTTCCTGCCCACAAACTCACGGGAACTATCCAAAACGATATCTTAAAAGAATACATTGCTCAAAAATCCTGGATTTTCCCACCGGAACCTTCTCTCCGCCTGATCACGGATAGTTTCGCCTTTGCCCGGGATCATGTTCCCAAGTGGAACACGATCAGTATCAGCGGCTATCATATTCGGGAGGCCGGCGCAACGGCTCTTCAGGAGTTAGCCTTTACCCTGGCGGATGGCTTCGCCTATGTGGAAGCAGGGATCAAGGCCGGTCTGGATGTGGATGATTTTGCACCGCGGCTTTCCTTCTTCTTTAATTCACACACTGACTTTTTTGAAGAAATCGCTAAATATCGCGCCGCCCGCCGGATTTGGGCAAGGCATATGAAAGAAAACTATGGCGCGAAAAAAGAGGAAAGCCTGCTGCTCCGTTTTCATACACAGACTGCCGGGTGCTCACTGACGGCACAGCAGCCTGAGAATAATATCATTCGCACAGCCTATCAGGCCATGTCTGCGGTGCTGGGAGGAACTCAGTCCCTGCATACGAATTCTATGGATGAAGTTCTGGCCTTACCTTCGGAAAAAGCCGTGCAGATCGCTTTACGGACCCAGCAAATTCTGGCCTATGAGACAGGTATCGTCAATACCATTGATCCCCTGGCCGGCTCCTACTTCGTAGAGGCTTTAACCCGGCAAATGGAAGAAGGGGCTGAAGAATACTTCCGTAAAATTGAAGAACGGGGCGGAGTCCTTGCCGCAATCCATCAGAACTTTTTCCAGCAGGAAATTGCCGATGCAGCTTATCGCTATCAAAAAGAAATCGAAGGGAAAGACCGCATTATCGTTGGGGTCAACGGATTCCAAACTGAAGAGGCTCTGGAAATCGACCTTTTAAAAATTGATCCTGAAATCGAAAGAAACCAGGCTCAACGTGTTAAAGAACTGAGAGCCACCCGGGATAATTTACACGTCCAAAACACCCTCGCTGCCTTAAAAGCAACCGCCCTGAGTTCAGATAATCTTATCCCGAAAATTATTGATGCCGTTCGGGCTTACGCTACCGAAGGGGAAATCGTCGCTGTCCTCAAAGAGGTTTTTGGGGAATACAGGGAACAATCTGTATTTTAA
- a CDS encoding rolling circle replication-associated protein yields MSLMSNVVTRLELKTVHVYNFEQAGVQELVIYDDFDTYRSDGQFRKKTPGRVGKNSDEVSARDRGIAIARAKKTLRRVALHNQLTRLMTLTTQENIGDFERLDGLFKKFIFGLRDHYPDFKYIGVRERQKRGAVHYHLLINRYIPQAVAHKLWVSLVKKGTADFRFVEGLQAINYCLKYLGKSMEDPFVTKKGHNAKSYLCSTSLDRDFKKSRKVIHFYMQCLQDYFAYEDFLRSLPLSQDNVFFDKISTFDVAGETKECRSILLKTG; encoded by the coding sequence ATGTCTTTAATGTCAAATGTTGTAACTCGCTTAGAACTTAAAACGGTACATGTTTACAACTTTGAACAAGCAGGGGTTCAGGAACTTGTTATTTATGACGATTTTGACACGTATCGCTCAGATGGTCAATTTCGTAAGAAGACTCCTGGCCGGGTAGGGAAGAACTCAGATGAGGTATCTGCACGTGATCGCGGTATAGCTATTGCTAGAGCAAAAAAAACGCTCCGGAGAGTTGCATTACATAATCAGCTGACTAGGCTTATGACTCTTACTACTCAAGAGAATATTGGTGATTTTGAGAGGCTTGACGGCCTTTTTAAAAAATTCATTTTTGGTCTACGTGACCATTATCCTGATTTTAAATACATTGGCGTTCGTGAACGCCAGAAGAGGGGGGCGGTGCATTATCATCTACTGATTAATCGGTACATACCACAGGCGGTAGCTCACAAGCTCTGGGTTAGCCTGGTCAAGAAGGGTACTGCTGATTTTCGCTTCGTGGAAGGACTTCAGGCCATTAACTACTGCCTGAAGTACCTTGGTAAATCCATGGAAGATCCCTTCGTGACAAAGAAGGGCCACAATGCAAAGTCTTATCTTTGCAGCACATCCCTGGACCGGGATTTCAAGAAGTCCAGGAAGGTAATCCATTTTTACATGCAATGTCTCCAAGACTACTTTGCGTACGAAGACTTCCTCCGGTCGCTTCCGTTGTCCCAGGACAATGTGTTCTTTGATAAAATTTCCACATTTGATGTGGCGGGCGAAACAAAAGAGTGTCGCTCAATTCTGCTTAAAACGGGATGA
- a CDS encoding thiolase family protein has product MSEKVVQKLEHTRKNYYKDAEIAAYGERKPDYSTLGRKIENTYARQRQVVCVEACRTPYGKSLGALLEYDAAQLGALAIKEVLRRTKGKVAPGEVDYVIMGHVVQAGSGQVSSRQATLLAGLPEHVPSITVNKVCSSGVKTIDLGAQMIALGRAEIVIAGGQESMSNIPFSLPDMRRGRKMGLPTIDCVDLMVKDGLWDSFYERHMAIHGSEVADEFGYSREEQDEWALHSQLAASAAIAAGKLDAEIFPVAVKTGKETLEKDEGPRANTTLEGLAKLGPVFDHISAVTGKPGSVTAGNAPGTNDGGDVCLLMSRAKADELGLKPLFSIVDYAEVSQPTKDIATVPGLSIKKVLEQNKLTLEDIKLIEINEAFAAVALVSARTILGMTKEQMYEKVNVNGGAIAYGHPIGATGARIVMTLAYELKRRGGGYGVCGICAGHAQGDAMLIYVEPD; this is encoded by the coding sequence ATGTCAGAAAAAGTGGTTCAAAAACTTGAACACACCAGAAAAAACTATTACAAAGACGCTGAAATCGCCGCTTACGGTGAAAGAAAGCCGGATTACTCAACCCTGGGAAGAAAAATTGAGAATACTTATGCCAGGCAGCGCCAGGTCGTCTGTGTGGAAGCCTGCCGGACACCCTATGGCAAGTCGCTGGGGGCCCTGCTGGAATACGATGCGGCTCAATTGGGAGCACTGGCTATTAAAGAAGTTCTCCGGCGAACCAAGGGAAAAGTCGCCCCAGGTGAAGTGGATTATGTGATCATGGGTCATGTCGTCCAGGCGGGCAGCGGTCAGGTCTCCAGCCGCCAGGCCACTCTTTTGGCAGGATTGCCGGAACATGTCCCTTCCATTACGGTCAATAAAGTATGCTCCTCCGGTGTCAAAACCATTGACCTGGGGGCGCAAATGATTGCCTTAGGCAGGGCGGAAATCGTCATTGCCGGTGGGCAGGAGAGCATGAGCAATATTCCTTTCTCACTGCCGGACATGCGCAGAGGCAGGAAGATGGGGCTTCCCACTATTGACTGTGTTGATCTGATGGTCAAGGACGGACTTTGGGATTCCTTCTATGAGCGCCATATGGCCATTCACGGTTCCGAAGTGGCCGATGAATTCGGCTACAGCCGGGAGGAGCAGGACGAATGGGCCCTCCATTCACAGCTCGCCGCCTCGGCAGCGATTGCCGCCGGGAAGCTTGATGCTGAAATCTTTCCGGTGGCCGTTAAAACGGGCAAAGAAACCCTGGAAAAAGATGAAGGCCCCCGTGCCAATACTACCCTGGAAGGCTTGGCTAAGCTTGGCCCCGTTTTTGATCACATCAGTGCTGTAACCGGGAAGCCTGGCAGCGTAACCGCCGGCAATGCCCCGGGAACAAACGACGGCGGGGATGTCTGTCTCCTGATGAGCCGGGCGAAAGCCGATGAACTCGGCCTCAAACCGCTTTTCTCCATTGTGGACTATGCCGAAGTCTCCCAGCCCACCAAGGATATTGCTACCGTTCCCGGGCTTTCCATCAAGAAGGTCTTAGAACAAAATAAGCTGACCCTTGAGGATATAAAGCTCATCGAAATCAATGAAGCCTTTGCTGCGGTCGCCCTGGTGAGTGCCCGCACGATTCTGGGCATGACCAAGGAACAAATGTATGAAAAAGTCAATGTTAACGGCGGGGCCATTGCCTATGGTCATCCCATTGGAGCGACCGGAGCCAGAATTGTCATGACCTTAGCCTATGAGCTCAAGCGCCGGGGGGGCGGTTATGGAGTATGTGGTATCTGTGCAGGGCACGCCCAGGGCGATGCCATGCTCATCTATGTGGAGCCTGATTGA
- a CDS encoding CoA-transferase subunit beta, translating to MESKKEHSKIGEFKPMDLLACAAAREVRDGEVVFAGTGLPMLAIMLAQKTQAPTAVCIYESGSIDGRPIDLPTSVADARCSYQAAVADGLMDAFSQLQSGRIDLAYLGGAEVDMYGNVNTTFMGGPTGKRLTGSGGNTDIHSLARRSVLIMPQINQKRRFVEKVSYITSPGWKFPHGPNREWVPKQEVYGAAFRGGPAAVISDMGIYRFDEQGEMYLDTVHPGFSAEDCRDNCCFDLNISKVRGETPTPTYEELELLHKVIDPEGIIMK from the coding sequence ATGGAAAGCAAGAAAGAACATTCAAAGATCGGAGAATTTAAGCCCATGGATCTCCTGGCCTGTGCAGCCGCCCGGGAGGTCAGGGATGGTGAGGTTGTTTTTGCCGGCACAGGGCTGCCCATGCTGGCCATTATGTTAGCTCAAAAAACTCAAGCGCCTACGGCGGTTTGTATCTATGAATCCGGTTCAATCGATGGCCGCCCCATTGATTTACCCACTTCCGTAGCCGATGCCCGCTGCAGCTATCAAGCCGCTGTGGCCGACGGCCTGATGGATGCCTTCAGTCAGCTTCAATCAGGGAGAATCGACCTTGCTTACCTGGGGGGAGCCGAGGTCGATATGTACGGGAATGTCAACACAACCTTCATGGGCGGTCCCACAGGCAAACGCCTCACCGGCAGCGGGGGGAATACGGATATCCATTCCTTAGCCAGAAGAAGTGTGTTGATTATGCCCCAGATCAATCAAAAACGCCGCTTTGTGGAAAAGGTCAGCTATATTACTTCACCCGGATGGAAGTTTCCCCATGGGCCCAATAGAGAGTGGGTCCCCAAGCAAGAAGTATATGGCGCCGCATTCAGAGGCGGGCCGGCAGCCGTTATCTCCGATATGGGGATTTATCGCTTCGATGAACAGGGCGAGATGTATCTCGATACCGTTCATCCCGGCTTTTCAGCGGAGGATTGCCGGGATAACTGCTGTTTTGACCTGAATATCTCTAAAGTCAGGGGCGAGACACCCACTCCGACTTATGAGGAGCTGGAACTCCTTCACAAAGTGATTGACCCCGAAGGGATTATTATGAAGTAA
- the meaB gene encoding methylmalonyl Co-A mutase-associated GTPase MeaB translates to MKISAWEPWLERLWQGDKRAAAKLISQVEDNQGRVEIMCRILPRTGQRMVLGITGPPGAGKSSLVGALTQLYREQHDKVGIVAVDPSSPYSGGAILGDRIRMQSHGTDPGVFIRSMGTRGHLGGVARFTTDVLKILEAAGYERLLLETVGVGQSELEIMECANTVLLVLNPGTGDGIQAIKAGIMEIADIFVVNKADLPGAERLKNDIEMVLDLNGKKAWRAPVVMTSTLEQRGLNELRDHIARHQTFLTESGKCRQRRHNAFTQEVWRHWEAIARQAFAAAWQDLPRSEGDDLEPGNPYTLAEEIWASIVSGRFTDRSAP, encoded by the coding sequence TTGAAAATCAGCGCATGGGAGCCTTGGTTAGAGCGCCTTTGGCAGGGGGATAAACGGGCCGCGGCTAAACTCATCTCCCAAGTCGAGGATAACCAGGGACGAGTGGAGATTATGTGCCGAATCCTGCCCAGGACCGGTCAACGCATGGTCCTCGGCATAACCGGACCGCCGGGTGCAGGGAAAAGCTCCTTAGTCGGAGCGCTCACTCAGCTCTATCGGGAACAGCATGATAAAGTTGGCATCGTCGCCGTTGATCCCAGCAGCCCCTACTCCGGAGGGGCCATTCTGGGCGATAGAATCCGCATGCAGTCCCATGGCACGGATCCTGGAGTGTTCATACGGAGTATGGGAACCCGGGGGCACTTAGGGGGAGTGGCGCGATTCACCACCGATGTCTTAAAAATATTGGAAGCTGCCGGATATGAACGTCTCCTCCTGGAAACCGTCGGTGTAGGACAATCAGAATTAGAAATCATGGAATGTGCCAATACGGTCCTGCTTGTCTTAAACCCGGGAACCGGCGATGGCATTCAAGCCATCAAAGCCGGTATCATGGAAATTGCCGATATCTTTGTTGTCAATAAAGCCGACTTACCAGGGGCCGAACGCCTTAAGAACGATATTGAAATGGTTTTGGATCTGAATGGTAAAAAGGCCTGGCGGGCACCTGTCGTCATGACCAGCACTCTTGAGCAGCGTGGGCTTAATGAGCTTCGCGATCATATTGCCAGGCACCAAACATTTCTGACCGAGTCGGGAAAATGCCGCCAACGCCGTCACAATGCTTTCACTCAAGAAGTTTGGCGCCATTGGGAAGCTATTGCGCGGCAGGCCTTTGCCGCAGCCTGGCAAGACTTGCCAAGGTCTGAGGGAGATGACCTTGAACCTGGCAATCCTTACACACTTGCTGAAGAAATCTGGGCATCTATTGTTTCCGGAAGATTTACCGACCGTTCTGCTCCTTAA
- a CDS encoding 3-hydroxybutyryl-CoA dehydrogenase produces MKKIMVIGAGQMGGGIAQVAAQAGYSVILNDLKEEFVTRGLSVIEKNLRRNVEKGKLEATESAATLGRITQSTALQDAASADLVIEAAVENMVIKSQLFTQLDEICPEHTILATNTSSLPITEIAAFTKRPDRVIGMHFMNPVPVMKLVEVIRGLATSDEVYKTIEALSQEMGKTPVEVNDAPGFVANRILVPMINEAVYTLYEGIATVEDIDQVMKLGMNHPMGPLALADLIGLDTVLSISEILHEGLGDKYRPCPLLRKYVKAGWYGRKSGRGFYQY; encoded by the coding sequence ATGAAAAAGATCATGGTCATCGGTGCAGGACAAATGGGTGGTGGCATAGCACAGGTCGCCGCCCAAGCGGGTTATTCCGTTATTCTCAATGATCTTAAAGAGGAGTTTGTGACCCGCGGGCTGAGTGTGATTGAGAAAAACCTGAGACGCAATGTGGAAAAGGGAAAGCTTGAAGCCACAGAATCTGCAGCAACTTTAGGGCGCATTACCCAATCCACCGCTTTGCAGGATGCAGCCTCGGCTGACCTGGTTATTGAGGCAGCCGTAGAAAATATGGTGATCAAGAGTCAGCTGTTTACCCAACTGGATGAGATTTGTCCGGAGCATACCATTCTGGCGACGAATACATCCTCTCTCCCCATAACGGAGATTGCTGCCTTTACTAAACGTCCTGACCGGGTTATCGGTATGCACTTTATGAATCCGGTTCCGGTGATGAAGCTGGTGGAAGTCATTCGCGGCCTGGCCACCAGCGACGAAGTCTATAAAACCATTGAAGCCTTAAGTCAGGAAATGGGAAAAACCCCTGTAGAGGTCAATGATGCCCCTGGATTTGTAGCCAACCGCATCTTAGTCCCCATGATCAATGAGGCGGTTTATACCCTTTATGAAGGGATTGCCACGGTTGAAGATATTGATCAGGTGATGAAACTGGGGATGAATCATCCCATGGGCCCCTTAGCTTTGGCAGATTTAATCGGGTTGGATACGGTGCTGTCCATCTCCGAAATTCTTCATGAAGGACTGGGGGACAAATATCGTCCCTGCCCGCTTCTGCGCAAATATGTTAAAGCCGGCTGGTACGGAAGAAAATCCGGTCGTGGTTTTTACCAATACTAA
- a CDS encoding cobalamin B12-binding domain-containing protein encodes MGLDREQARIRVLVGKPGLDGHDRGAKVIARALRDGGMEVIYSGLHQTPEQIVQAAIQEDVDVIGLSILSGSHMTVFPRVRELLGEQNAEDIIVMGGGTLPEEDIKALIEEGCAEALFTPGTPTTDIIQWIKDRVEQKQG; translated from the coding sequence ATGGGGTTAGACAGGGAACAAGCGCGCATTCGTGTTTTGGTGGGCAAACCGGGTTTAGACGGCCATGATCGGGGTGCCAAAGTCATCGCCCGGGCTTTACGTGACGGGGGCATGGAAGTCATCTATTCAGGACTGCATCAAACTCCTGAACAAATTGTCCAAGCAGCGATTCAAGAGGATGTGGATGTGATCGGGCTCAGTATCTTATCCGGTTCCCATATGACTGTCTTTCCAAGGGTCAGAGAACTGCTTGGAGAACAGAATGCTGAAGATATCATTGTCATGGGCGGGGGAACCCTGCCTGAAGAAGATATTAAAGCCTTAATTGAAGAGGGATGCGCAGAAGCGCTTTTTACTCCGGGCACACCGACAACCGATATCATTCAATGGATCAAGGATAGAGTTGAGCAAAAACAAGGCTAA
- a CDS encoding acyl-CoA dehydrogenase family protein, translating into MNFELSGETLMIRDMVRKFAQNQLAPLAPELDKSHEFPMATWNKMRELGLTGFPIPEEWGGGGGSYLDFAIIVEELAKACASTAVITSVHTGLGCMSMYLYGSQQLKEKYLERLATGEIIGAYALTEPNAGSDAGALRCKAEDRGDHFLVNGGKIFITNGTVATTFCTFVKTDPTQPKGKGITCLLIEKDLPGFTISKPVEKMGMHGSPTVELIFENVKVPKENVLGEINNGFAVAMGLLAGGRITIGAQGLGIAEGALDYTINYIKERQQFDKPLAANQGVQFMIADMATKIEAAQMLIYRAAWLKDHQLPHNKEASMAKLFATDVAMEVTTNCVQLLGGYGYCSEYPVERMMRDAKITQIYEGSNQIQRMIIGREVIGRF; encoded by the coding sequence GTGAATTTTGAACTGAGCGGTGAAACATTGATGATCAGAGACATGGTCAGAAAATTTGCCCAAAACCAACTGGCACCGCTGGCCCCGGAATTGGACAAATCCCATGAGTTTCCCATGGCTACATGGAACAAAATGAGAGAACTTGGCCTTACAGGCTTTCCCATTCCTGAAGAATGGGGGGGCGGCGGCGGTTCTTACCTGGATTTTGCCATTATCGTGGAAGAACTGGCCAAAGCCTGCGCATCGACAGCGGTGATTACCAGTGTCCACACCGGTTTAGGCTGTATGAGCATGTACCTCTATGGCAGCCAGCAGTTAAAAGAAAAATACCTGGAGCGATTGGCTACAGGGGAGATTATCGGAGCTTATGCCCTGACCGAGCCTAACGCCGGCTCAGATGCCGGGGCGCTCCGCTGCAAAGCTGAAGACCGGGGGGATCATTTCCTGGTCAATGGCGGCAAGATATTCATCACCAATGGCACGGTGGCCACGACTTTCTGTACTTTTGTCAAGACCGATCCTACCCAGCCGAAAGGGAAGGGGATCACTTGCTTGCTGATCGAAAAAGATCTGCCCGGATTTACCATCAGCAAACCTGTCGAGAAGATGGGCATGCATGGCTCACCTACTGTAGAGCTTATTTTTGAAAATGTCAAAGTCCCCAAAGAAAATGTCCTTGGGGAGATCAATAACGGATTTGCCGTGGCCATGGGGCTGCTGGCCGGGGGACGGATCACCATTGGGGCTCAGGGTCTGGGAATTGCTGAAGGCGCCCTTGACTACACCATCAATTATATCAAAGAGCGACAGCAGTTTGATAAACCCCTGGCTGCCAATCAAGGGGTTCAATTCATGATCGCCGACATGGCCACGAAAATCGAAGCGGCGCAAATGCTCATCTACCGGGCAGCCTGGCTCAAAGATCATCAACTGCCCCATAACAAAGAAGCATCCATGGCGAAGCTTTTTGCTACCGACGTGGCCATGGAAGTCACCACGAATTGTGTGCAGTTATTAGGGGGTTATGGTTATTGTTCCGAATACCCGGTGGAGCGCATGATGCGGGATGCTAAGATCACCCAAATCTATGAAGGCTCCAATCAGATTCAGCGTATGATCATCGGACGTGAAGTCATTGGGCGTTTTTAA
- a CDS encoding tyrosine-type recombinase/integrase, translated as MADIFDIPLPSYAFTYINHLGVINRSPHTQKAYAQELFLFLKFICDYKPGFPPSPSSLTIGHLQQIQHTDVEAYLNWARTQRKNGVRALARKQAAIKSFYRYLLREDLILKDITIKLNPISQNQKAPKALEPEQIADLVDIIETGTGLSEGQLKYHLYTEKRDYAIFLTFIGTGLRLSELYGLNLQSIDFNKGCFAVIRKGNKETNIYFNTEVATAIQDYIKNERPRYMLQHTEALFLSIQGNRMSKRAIQDLIKKYMAILQNFGHNTEGYSAHKLRSTFATLLLRETENLAIVQDALGHSDPRTTRIYAKVLDEQLRRAADHIKFR; from the coding sequence ATGGCAGATATTTTTGATATTCCTCTACCCTCTTATGCTTTTACATATATCAATCATTTGGGGGTAATCAACAGGTCCCCCCATACTCAGAAAGCCTATGCCCAGGAACTCTTTCTCTTTTTGAAATTTATTTGTGACTATAAGCCGGGTTTTCCTCCCTCCCCTTCTTCCTTGACAATCGGACACCTTCAGCAAATTCAACATACCGATGTTGAAGCCTATTTAAACTGGGCCAGAACCCAAAGGAAAAACGGAGTAAGAGCCTTAGCCCGCAAACAAGCTGCTATCAAGTCCTTTTACCGCTATTTATTGCGGGAAGACCTGATCTTAAAGGATATCACCATAAAACTCAATCCCATCTCTCAGAATCAGAAAGCCCCCAAAGCCCTTGAGCCGGAACAGATTGCCGATTTGGTGGACATTATTGAGACCGGCACCGGCTTAAGTGAAGGCCAGCTTAAATACCATCTCTATACTGAGAAAAGGGATTATGCCATCTTCCTGACCTTCATAGGTACGGGTTTACGTTTAAGTGAGTTATATGGCCTGAATTTACAAAGCATCGACTTTAATAAAGGTTGTTTTGCCGTAATTCGCAAAGGAAATAAAGAAACCAATATCTATTTTAACACCGAAGTCGCCACAGCCATCCAGGATTATATTAAGAATGAACGGCCCCGCTATATGCTCCAGCATACCGAGGCCTTATTCCTCTCTATCCAGGGCAACCGCATGAGCAAGCGGGCCATCCAGGATCTGATCAAAAAGTATATGGCCATTCTGCAAAACTTTGGCCACAATACAGAGGGCTATAGTGCTCATAAATTGCGCTCGACCTTTGCCACCCTCCTGCTCCGGGAAACAGAAAATCTGGCCATCGTTCAGGATGCTCTTGGTCACAGCGACCCCAGGACGACCAGAATTTATGCCAAGGTCCTCGATGAACAGCTTAGGCGTGCGGCGGATCATATTAAATTCAGGTAA
- a CDS encoding cob(I)yrinic acid a,c-diamide adenosyltransferase produces the protein MKGLLLVYTGNGKGKTTAALGLSLRALGHGQKVGFLQFMKGSKNYGEVKISEKLPNLTLVQTGRDCFVSFENPEPVDIAMAQDGLAILSQWFQEDRFDLIVADELLVALGFNLVTVQEVLDLIEQRPPRLTLVLTGRYAPDELLAVADTVTIMQEHRHAYQQGVEAKEGMEF, from the coding sequence ATGAAAGGGCTCTTGCTTGTCTACACCGGTAACGGCAAAGGAAAAACCACCGCCGCTTTGGGTCTGAGCCTTAGAGCTTTAGGCCACGGGCAAAAGGTAGGCTTCCTGCAATTCATGAAAGGAAGCAAAAATTACGGGGAGGTTAAGATTTCTGAAAAACTTCCTAATTTAACTCTGGTGCAAACAGGCAGGGATTGTTTCGTTTCCTTTGAGAATCCCGAACCTGTGGACATTGCCATGGCACAGGATGGTTTAGCTATTTTATCCCAATGGTTTCAAGAGGATCGTTTTGATTTGATTGTAGCCGATGAACTTTTGGTCGCCCTGGGGTTTAATTTAGTCACAGTTCAGGAAGTTTTAGACCTGATTGAGCAACGTCCCCCCCGTTTAACTCTTGTTTTAACCGGGCGTTATGCACCTGATGAACTTTTGGCCGTTGCCGATACAGTAACCATCATGCAGGAACACCGGCACGCTTATCAGCAAGGGGTTGAGGCAAAGGAAGGGATGGAATTTTGA